In Achromobacter xylosoxidans A8, a single window of DNA contains:
- a CDS encoding succinylglutamate desuccinylase/aspartoacylase family protein, with protein MPTSAPASIPRPFLLACPNLSAERAGNTDTPGVWHFDSGVPGKHVMLSALIHGNELCGAWALKDALAAGLRPRRGALTLAFCNLAAFDRFDPANYAPARFVDEDMNRVWSDDKLAVPISQERRRAAELRPWVEQADWLLDFHSMSNSDVPLQLTGMEQRNIDLALALGNPATIIADAGHAAGVRMRDYGRFGEAGDNGTRSLLIECGFHGAPEARGVAVDQMARFLLEAGAVDRGDLPADWFAPAASAQRALRVTHAVAAKSADFRFAQPWKGLETLAAAGTLIGWSEGEPVVTPYDDCVLIMPSTANLRPGVTVVRLAQPIA; from the coding sequence ATGCCTACGTCCGCCCCCGCGTCCATTCCGCGCCCATTTCTACTTGCCTGTCCGAACTTGTCGGCGGAGCGGGCCGGCAATACGGACACCCCGGGGGTCTGGCATTTCGATTCGGGCGTGCCGGGCAAGCATGTCATGCTGAGCGCGCTGATCCACGGCAATGAACTTTGCGGCGCCTGGGCTTTGAAGGACGCGCTGGCGGCGGGCCTGCGGCCGCGCCGGGGCGCGCTGACGCTGGCCTTCTGCAATCTGGCCGCGTTCGACCGCTTCGACCCAGCCAATTACGCGCCCGCGCGCTTCGTCGACGAAGACATGAACCGCGTCTGGAGCGACGATAAGCTCGCCGTGCCCATCAGCCAGGAGCGACGCCGCGCCGCCGAGCTGCGGCCCTGGGTCGAGCAGGCCGACTGGCTGCTGGACTTCCATTCGATGAGCAATTCCGACGTGCCGCTGCAGCTGACCGGCATGGAGCAGCGCAATATCGACCTGGCGCTGGCACTGGGCAATCCCGCCACCATCATCGCCGATGCCGGCCACGCCGCGGGCGTGCGCATGCGCGATTACGGCCGCTTTGGCGAAGCCGGCGACAACGGCACCCGTTCCCTGCTGATCGAATGCGGCTTCCATGGCGCCCCCGAGGCGCGCGGCGTGGCCGTCGACCAGATGGCCCGCTTCCTGCTGGAAGCGGGCGCCGTGGACCGCGGCGATCTGCCGGCGGACTGGTTCGCCCCTGCGGCGTCAGCACAGCGCGCACTGCGCGTGACGCATGCGGTCGCCGCCAAGAGCGCCGATTTCCGCTTCGCCCAACCCTGGAAGGGCCTGGAAACGCTGGCCGCGGCCGGCACCCTGATCGGCTGGTCGGAAGGCGAGCCCGTCGTCACGCCCTATGACGATTGCGTGCTGATCATGCCGTCCACGGCCAATCTGCGGCCCGGCGTGACCGTCGTCCGGCTGGCGCAGCCCATCGCCTGA
- a CDS encoding LysR family transcriptional regulator — protein sequence MHGIALKYFLEVAQAGSLSGASERLHVAVSAISRQIAKLEEEAGAPLFERAARGMVLSEAGQLLLAHARRTMLEADSVLQEIAAIKGTARNEIRVASVEGVARIFLPSVMARFRRDWPNIRFDLYVGSPAEVSRRVAEGSVELGMVFIAERIGGVSPRYSRRAPVHAVMAADHPLAGRASVSLQDLSQYPLALTGPGTTTRQLFEMGCALESVQLEPALTCNDSSPLHGFVFGSDAIMLSGYISVAWSLRRDELVAVPISNAELQSRTLQIQVMPGRVLPPAAEAFVELLARELDDALQGRPAA from the coding sequence ATGCACGGCATTGCCCTGAAGTACTTTCTGGAAGTTGCCCAGGCGGGCAGCTTGAGCGGCGCGTCCGAGCGCCTGCATGTGGCGGTGTCGGCCATCAGCCGGCAGATCGCCAAGCTGGAGGAGGAGGCGGGGGCGCCGCTGTTCGAGCGCGCCGCGCGCGGCATGGTGCTGAGCGAAGCGGGCCAGCTGCTGCTGGCGCATGCCCGCCGCACCATGCTGGAAGCCGATTCCGTGCTGCAGGAGATCGCGGCCATCAAGGGCACCGCGCGCAACGAGATCCGGGTGGCGTCCGTCGAAGGCGTGGCGCGGATCTTCCTGCCCTCGGTGATGGCGCGCTTCCGGCGCGATTGGCCCAACATCCGCTTCGACCTCTATGTGGGGTCGCCGGCCGAAGTCAGCCGCCGCGTGGCCGAAGGCAGCGTGGAACTGGGCATGGTCTTCATCGCCGAGCGCATCGGCGGGGTCAGCCCGCGCTATTCGCGCCGCGCGCCGGTGCATGCGGTGATGGCGGCCGACCATCCGCTGGCGGGCCGCGCCAGCGTCAGCCTGCAGGATCTCAGCCAGTATCCGCTGGCCTTGACCGGGCCGGGCACCACCACGCGGCAGCTCTTCGAAATGGGCTGCGCGCTGGAATCGGTGCAGCTGGAGCCGGCGCTGACCTGCAATGATTCCTCGCCGCTGCATGGCTTTGTCTTCGGGTCGGACGCCATCATGCTCAGCGGCTACATCTCGGTGGCCTGGAGCCTGCGGCGCGACGAACTGGTCGCCGTGCCGATTTCCAATGCCGAGCTGCAATCGCGCACCCTGCAGATCCAGGTCATGCCCGGGCGGGTGCTGCCGCCCGCGGCGGAAGCCTTCGTTGAACTGCTGGCGCGGGAACTGGACGATGCGCTGCAGGGCAGGCCGGCGGCATAG
- a CDS encoding ABC transporter substrate-binding protein, which translates to MKLRTTLALAAAAIPLAAAQAQTLKIGLSAEPTSADPHYHKMTQNDAFSAHVYSSLVGRSADMKLVPALATSWKTLDDQTWEFKLRDDVKFSNGKPFTSEDVLFTICRTLNNETNVSQSYMDMTKRITDVQTPDAHTVIIKTGEPFPLMPAELARSLPIVWNGIVEHGKLTFDPKKGCGVTGAWPTVADFNNGKDAIGTGPYTLKSYVKGTGIELVRNENYWGPKPYWKEVKFVPVPSAGPRLTGLLSGDFDMIENPAARDLPRLKDNPKFGFVATPSTRLVFFQPDVGRNPSPFVKSADGKNPLQDLRVRKAISMAIDRKTITARIMDGMATPAFQYMPDGMFGALPKAPEIKYDPEGAKKLLAEAGYPNGFELTLSSTNDRYVNDGQVAQAVAQYLARVGIKTNVDAMTASIYFPKRAKREFSFSMGGWPAETGEASALFQLWVASLDSPNSLGTSNYGGFSNADFDKVYKQAIVTVDAPKREKLLQESTQIALDNVPLIPLHFESSIWAFRKGITYEGRRDQYTLATSVTPEKQ; encoded by the coding sequence ATGAAGTTGCGCACTACCCTGGCCCTTGCGGCCGCCGCCATCCCCTTGGCCGCCGCCCAAGCCCAGACGCTGAAGATCGGCCTGTCGGCCGAACCCACCTCGGCGGATCCCCACTATCACAAGATGACGCAGAACGACGCGTTCTCCGCGCACGTCTACAGTTCGCTGGTGGGCCGTAGCGCCGACATGAAGCTGGTGCCCGCCCTGGCCACCTCCTGGAAGACGCTGGACGACCAGACCTGGGAATTCAAGCTGCGCGACGACGTCAAGTTCTCCAACGGCAAGCCGTTCACGTCCGAAGACGTGCTGTTCACCATCTGCCGCACGCTGAACAACGAAACCAACGTGTCGCAGTCCTATATGGACATGACCAAGCGCATCACCGACGTGCAGACGCCGGACGCGCACACCGTCATCATCAAGACCGGCGAGCCCTTCCCCCTGATGCCCGCCGAACTGGCGCGTTCGCTGCCCATCGTCTGGAACGGCATCGTCGAACACGGCAAGCTCACGTTCGACCCCAAGAAGGGTTGCGGCGTGACCGGCGCCTGGCCCACGGTGGCCGACTTCAACAACGGCAAGGATGCCATCGGCACCGGTCCGTACACCCTGAAGTCCTACGTCAAGGGCACCGGCATCGAGCTGGTCCGCAATGAGAACTACTGGGGTCCCAAGCCTTACTGGAAGGAAGTGAAGTTCGTGCCGGTGCCGTCCGCCGGCCCGCGCCTGACCGGCCTGCTGTCCGGCGACTTCGACATGATCGAAAACCCCGCCGCCCGCGACCTGCCGCGCCTGAAGGACAACCCCAAGTTCGGTTTCGTCGCCACCCCGTCGACCCGCCTGGTGTTCTTCCAGCCGGACGTGGGCCGCAACCCCAGCCCCTTCGTCAAGAGCGCCGACGGCAAGAACCCGCTGCAGGACCTGCGCGTGCGCAAGGCCATTTCCATGGCCATCGACCGCAAGACCATCACCGCCCGCATCATGGACGGCATGGCGACCCCGGCCTTCCAGTACATGCCCGACGGCATGTTCGGCGCCCTGCCCAAGGCCCCGGAAATCAAGTACGACCCGGAAGGCGCCAAGAAGCTGCTGGCCGAAGCCGGCTACCCGAACGGCTTTGAACTGACGCTGTCGTCCACCAACGACCGCTACGTCAACGACGGCCAGGTGGCGCAAGCCGTGGCCCAGTACCTGGCCCGCGTCGGCATCAAGACCAATGTGGACGCCATGACGGCCTCCATCTACTTCCCCAAGCGCGCCAAGCGCGAGTTCAGCTTCTCGATGGGTGGCTGGCCGGCGGAAACGGGTGAAGCCTCGGCGCTGTTCCAGCTGTGGGTGGCTTCCCTGGATTCCCCCAACAGCCTGGGTACCAGCAACTACGGCGGCTTCAGCAACGCCGACTTCGACAAGGTCTACAAGCAGGCCATCGTGACCGTCGACGCGCCCAAGCGCGAGAAGCTGCTGCAGGAATCCACCCAGATCGCGCTGGACAACGTGCCGCTGATCCCGCTGCACTTCGAAAGCAGCATCTGGGCCTTCCGCAAGGGCATCACCTACGAAGGCCGCCGCGACCAGTACACGCTGGCCACCTCGGTCACGCCCGAAAAGCAATAA
- a CDS encoding NAD(P)H-hydrate dehydratase gives MNTSAPSTGGTIDRAALPALFAPRSQDTHKGSFGTVGVVGGGPGMTGAALLAARAALKTGAGKVLVGFAQEAAPLACDPLQPELMLRDARSLLEEDWGVTAWVAGCGIGTGALAANALSELFVLRRGAPLVLDADGLNLLARGDIQPNWGDGPVVLTPHPAEAGRLLGISAAEVQADRPGAAWTLAQRYQAWIVLKGAGTVVCSPDGDLRVNTSGNPGLATAGTGDVLAGMLGSLIAQKLPLAQAVAGAVWLHGAAADALVAQGVGPIGLTAGELADAARALRNCG, from the coding sequence ATGAACACTAGCGCCCCGTCCACCGGCGGCACCATCGACCGCGCCGCCCTGCCTGCCCTGTTCGCGCCGCGCAGCCAGGACACCCACAAGGGCAGTTTCGGCACGGTGGGCGTGGTGGGCGGCGGCCCCGGCATGACGGGCGCAGCCCTGCTGGCCGCGCGCGCCGCCTTGAAGACAGGCGCGGGCAAAGTTCTGGTCGGCTTCGCCCAGGAGGCCGCGCCGCTCGCCTGCGATCCGCTGCAGCCCGAACTGATGCTGCGTGACGCCCGTTCCCTGCTGGAAGAGGACTGGGGCGTCACCGCCTGGGTGGCTGGCTGCGGCATAGGAACGGGCGCTCTGGCGGCCAACGCGCTGTCCGAATTGTTCGTGCTGCGGCGCGGGGCGCCGCTGGTGCTGGACGCGGACGGACTGAATCTGCTGGCGCGCGGCGACATCCAGCCCAATTGGGGCGACGGTCCCGTAGTGCTGACGCCGCACCCGGCCGAGGCCGGCCGCCTGCTGGGCATCAGCGCGGCCGAGGTGCAGGCCGACCGCCCCGGCGCCGCCTGGACACTGGCGCAGCGCTACCAGGCCTGGATCGTGTTGAAGGGCGCCGGCACCGTCGTCTGCTCGCCGGACGGCGATCTTCGGGTCAATACCAGCGGCAATCCGGGGCTAGCCACCGCCGGAACCGGGGACGTACTGGCGGGCATGCTGGGCTCGCTGATCGCCCAGAAATTGCCTCTGGCACAAGCCGTAGCCGGAGCCGTGTGGCTGCACGGCGCGGCGGCCGACGCCCTGGTGGCCCAGGGTGTCGGCCCCATCGGACTGACCGCCGGCGAGCTGGCGGACGCCGCCCGCGCCCTGCGCAATTGCGGCTAA